Proteins found in one Sorghum bicolor cultivar BTx623 chromosome 1, Sorghum_bicolor_NCBIv3, whole genome shotgun sequence genomic segment:
- the LOC8059481 gene encoding pyridoxine/pyridoxamine 5'-phosphate oxidase 2 encodes MAGGGAAASALSSPWRTLLQRALDANAHLRHSTFFQLATVGACGRPANRTVVFRGFQEHCDKIQINTDARSNKIGEIKSCPFGEICWYFTDSWEQFRISGSIDVIDASSADPAKLQYREKAWFSSSVKSRLQYLGPQPGIPVLDDEHVKGVHLDPLAGPVDAFCLLVLDPEKVDYLNLKSNQRLMFTRQNDDGSNDWMAVKVSP; translated from the exons ATGGCcggcggtggcgccgccgcGTCGGCGCTTTCAAGCCCGTGGAGGACGCTGCTGCAGCGAGCGCTGGACGCCAACGCCCACCTCAGGCACTCCACCTTCTTCCAACTC GCAACGGTGGGCGCCTGCGGCAGGCCGGCGAACCGCACCGTCGTGTTCAG AGGGTTTCAGGAACACTGTGATAAGATTCAGATTAATACGGACGCCCGAAGCAACAAG ATTGGTGAGATCAAGAGCTGCCCCTTTGGTGAG ATTTGTTGGTACTTCACAGATAGCTGGGAGCAATTTCGTATCAGTGGCAGCATAGATGTGATTGATGCTTCTAGTGCAGACCCTGCCAAGCTCCAG TACAGGGAGAAAGCATGGTTTTCAAGTTCAGTGAAGTCGAGATTGCAGTACTTAGGACCACAGCCAGGCATTCCGGTTCTAGATGATGAGCACGTTAAGGGTGTTCATCTCGATCCATTAGCTGGCCCAGTAGATGCCTTTTGCCTTCTGGTTCTTGATCCGGAAAAG GTTGATTATTTGAACCTGAAAAGCAATCAAAGGTTGATGTTTACAAGACAAAATGATGATGGATCCAACGATTGGATGGCAGTAAAAGTTAGCCCTTAA
- the LOC8078001 gene encoding WD repeat-containing protein 44, giving the protein MARFLGAGEEREEFFDSREVLSPASVSSSPSSSGRHDDGGWLFAQQLLEVWVRDPGSVHERRQRFVKSLGLLDPSPFGARPGEETCSRPEASEEILLASPSAELFSAAPTFASRGGEPTASGDDGAATEEKLECVFKNLDDGTVFVVDEMGKDGSFRSLRERRSNRTVTAAEFEQTFGSSPFIRELMRRVDDSDEPSTPEKTLMRRRRRRRLGWLRRLGVGVCVVDADAEEDDEVNSTSSTSSRGCSRKVARVKVRPYKKRSKELSAVYKGQVIKAHEGAIVTMKFSSDGQFLATGGEDGVVRVWRVVEGKRPDDRDFIEDDPSCVFFTVNENSELAPINSCEGSKGKHSKSSKGATDPACVVIPHRTFALSEDPVHVFRGHHDVILDLSWSKNRELLSASVDKTVRLWKIGCDSCLKVFSHNNYVTCIQFKPTSDNYFISGCIDGMVRIWDIPRCLVVDWVDSKEIITAVCYRPDGKGAVVGTITGNCRYYDASENHLELESQVPLYGRRKSPLKRIIGFQYCPSDPKKLMVTTGDSQVRILDGVHVVSSYKGLRSSSQVPAAFTPDGDHIISASDDSSIYMWNYANQIAPVTSRVKTVWSYERFFCNDVSVAIPWNASPTKSSISLACNIPSSRQEVSEELHNLQDSTSGCNAEDSLEGDSLHQLPSGNFTLSNAFFAELAPRGKATWPEEQLPCNSVTPSSSALRKSQYKFLKTSCQSAATHAWGQVIVTAGWDGNIRSFQNYGLPMQV; this is encoded by the exons ATGGCGCGCTTCTTGGGCGCCGGAGAGGAGCGAGAAGAGTTCTTTGACTCGAGGGAGGTCCTGTCGCCGGCGTCCGTCTCGTCGTCGCCGTCGAGTTCCGGCCGCCACGACGACGGCGGGTGGCTCTTTGCTCAGCAGCTGCTCGAGGTCTGGGTCAGGGACCCGGGCAGCGTCCACGAGCGCCGCCAGAGGTTCGTCAAGTCCTTGGGCCTCTTGGATCCGAGCCCCTTCGGCGCGCGGCCCGGCGAGGAGACGTGCTCGAGGCCTGAGGCCAGCGAAGAAATCCTGCTGGCAAGCCCCAGCGCCGAGTTGTTCTCAGCCGCCCCTACCTTTGCGAGCAGGGGAGGGGAGCCGACAGCCTCCGGCGACGACGGTGCTGCCACGGAAGAGAAGCTGGAGTGCGTGTTCAAGAACCTGGACGATGGCACAGTGTTCGTGGTCGACGAGATGGGAAAGGATGGGAGCTTCCGGAGCCTTAGGGAGAGGCGCTCCAACAGGACAGTAACGGCTGCAGAATTCGAGCAGACCTTTGGCTCATCACCTTTCATCCGTGAGCTGATGCGGAGGGTGGATGACTCCGACGAACCCTCCACCCCGGAGAAGACTCTGATGAGGagaaggaggcggcggcggcttgggTGGCTACGAAGACTGGGCGTTGGTGTTTGTGTTGTCGATGCCGACGCAGAGGAAGACGATGAGGTCAATTCGACATCCTCCACTTCTTCCCGGGGTTGCTCTAGGAAGGTTGCTAGGGTCAAGGTGAGACCATACAAGAAGCGGTCAAAGGAATTATCTGCAGTGTACAAAGGCCAAGTCATCAAGGCGCATGAAGGTGCTATTGTGACCATGAAGTTCAGCTCTGATGGCCAGTTTCTGGCTACTGGAGGTGAGGATGGGGTCGTTCGCGTTTGGCGGGTGGTGGAAGGCAAGAGGCCTGATGACCGTGATTTTATTGAGGATGATCCTTCATGTGTGTTCTTCACTGTCAATGAAAACTCTGAATTGGCTCCCATCAATTCCTGCGAAGGGAGTAAGGGCAAGCACAGCAAGAGTTCAAAGGGGGCTACAGATCCAGCTTGTGTTGTGATTCCTCACCGGACCTTTGCGCTATCCGAGGATCCTGTGCATGTATTCCGTGGGCATCATGATGTCATATTGGATCTTTCATGGTCAAAAAATAGG GAATTGCTTTCTGCGTCCGTGGACAAAACTGTTCGATTATGGAAGATTGGGTGTGATAGCTGTCTGAAGGTTTTCTCCCATAATAACTATG TGACATGCATTCAGTTTAAACCTACCAGTGACAATTATTTCATCAGTGGTTGTATTGATGGGATGGTACGTATTTGGGATATTCCTAGATGCCTAGTCGTGGACTGGGTTGACAGCAAAGAGATAATTACTGCAGTTTGTTACCGTCCTGATGGAAAG GGTGCAGTGGTTGGGACAATAACAGGAAACTGCCGGTACTATGACGCATCAG AAAATCATCTAGAGCTGGAGTCCCAAGTCCCCCTGTATGGCAGAAGGAAATCTCCACTTAAAAGAATAATTGGATTCCAG TATTGCCCATCCGATCCAAAGAAACTGATGGTGACAACTGGTGACTCACAAGTTCGCATTCTCGATGGGGTTCATGTTGTTTCTAGCTACAAAG GATTACGAAGTTCAAGTCAAGTCCCTGCAGCATTTACACCAGATGGAGATCACATTATTTCTGCTAGCGACGACTCTAGTATCTATATGTGGAATTATGCAAACCAAATTGCCCCAGTCACAAGCCGTGTGAAAACCGTATGGTCATATGAGCGCTTCTTCTGCAATGATGTGTCTGTTGCAATACCGTGGAACGCCTCGCCTACAAAGAGTTCTATTTCTCTTGCTTGCAACATCCCTTCTTCACGGCAAGAGGTCTCTGAGGAGTTACACAACCTGCAAGACTCTACGTCGGGCTGCAATGCTGAAGACTCACTTGAAGGTGATAGCTTGCACCAATTGCCATCTGGCAATTTCACTCTTAGTAATGCATTCTTTGCGGAGTTGGCACCAAGGGGAAAGGCGACATGGCCAGAGGAGCAGTTGCCATGTAATTCAGTGACACCATCATCATCTGCCTTGCGTAAATCTCAGTATAAGTTCCTGAAGACTTCTTGCCAGAGTGCCGCCACGCATGCTTGGGGTCAGGTCATAGTCACTGCAGGTTGGGATGGAAACATCAGGTCATTCCAGAATTATGGTTTACCTATGCAAGTGTGA